DNA sequence from the Paenibacillus azoreducens genome:
TGCTGCCGGTCATCGGCGTGCCGGTGCAGACCAAAGCGCTGAACGGGCTGGATTCGCTTCTGTCCATCGTGCAGATGCCCGGCGGCATACCGGTGGCGACGGTAGCGATCGGTCAGGCCGGAGCGACAAATGCGGGACTCCTGGCAGCCCAAATTCTGGGAGCTTCAGATCCTGTCATTCAAAACAGGGTGCAGGCGCGGCGGGATCATATCCGCAATGAAGTGCTGGAAAGCAGTGATTCCCTATGAGCAATGTGCAGCGAAACGATCCTTTGACCCAAATTAATACACTCCTCCCGGGATCGACGATTGGCATTTTGGGCGGAGGGCAGCTCGGGCGGATGATGTCTCTTGCCGGGACTGCAATGGGATACCGGTTCATTACGCTGGACCCAACGCCGGAATCGCCATGCGGACAAGTAACGCCGCAGATCGAAGCTGCCTACAGCGATGAGGATGCGGCGCGGAAGCTGGCTGCGAAGTCGGATGTCATTACGTATGAATTCGAAAATGTGGATGCAGGCGTAGCGGCCCTGCTTGAGCGGGAATCCTACGTGCCGCAGGGAAGCTCGCTTCTCTACACTACCCAGCACAGATTGCGGGAGAAACGCGCGATCGAAGCGGCAGGCGTGCCTGTTGCGCCATACCGCGAAATTACGGATTTGCAGAGCCTCACAAAAGCAGCGGAAGAGCTGGGTCTTCCCTGTGTGCTGAAAACGGCAACCGGAGGATATGACGGCAAGGGACAAGCGGTCATCCGTACAGCGGATGAACTGGAAACGGCTTACCGAGAGTTGGCGACATCCGTGAGAGAGCTGGTGCTTGAGAAATATATCGCTTTCCAAGCGGAAATTTCCGTGATTGCCGCCCGGAGCCCGAAAGGCGAAATCAAAAGCTTTCCCGTATCGGAAAATGTTCACGTGAACGGTATTTTGCATCTATCGATCGTACCGGCAAGGATCGAAGAAAGCATTCAAAGAGAAGCACGGAAGTTAGCGGAGAAATTGGCGGAAAGCCTGGGTCTATCCGGACTGCTCGCCGTGGAAATGTTCGTGACGGAGGACGGCCGGCTGTATGTCAATGAAGTTGCCCCGCGTCCCCATAATTCCGGACATTACACGATGGAGGCATGCGCAACCTCGCAGTTTGAGCAGCATATCCGGGCGATATGCAATCTGCCGCTTGGAGACACGACTCTGCTTAGCCCGGTCGTCATGGTGAATGTACTCGGGCAGCATTTGGATGAAGTCGTGAAGCGGGCAGGGGCGCCGGACGATGCTTTAAA
Encoded proteins:
- the purE gene encoding 5-(carboxyamino)imidazole ribonucleotide mutase, with product MSASVAVIMGSKSDWETMQYACKVLDELNISYEKKVVSAHRTPDLMFSFAEEAAQRGIKVIIAGAGGAAHLPGMVASKTVLPVIGVPVQTKALNGLDSLLSIVQMPGGIPVATVAIGQAGATNAGLLAAQILGASDPVIQNRVQARRDHIRNEVLESSDSL
- the purK gene encoding 5-(carboxyamino)imidazole ribonucleotide synthase, which codes for MSNVQRNDPLTQINTLLPGSTIGILGGGQLGRMMSLAGTAMGYRFITLDPTPESPCGQVTPQIEAAYSDEDAARKLAAKSDVITYEFENVDAGVAALLERESYVPQGSSLLYTTQHRLREKRAIEAAGVPVAPYREITDLQSLTKAAEELGLPCVLKTATGGYDGKGQAVIRTADELETAYRELATSVRELVLEKYIAFQAEISVIAARSPKGEIKSFPVSENVHVNGILHLSIVPARIEESIQREARKLAEKLAESLGLSGLLAVEMFVTEDGRLYVNEVAPRPHNSGHYTMEACATSQFEQHIRAICNLPLGDTTLLSPVVMVNVLGQHLDEVVKRAGAPDDALNEFGVVPKLHLYGKNESKTGRKMGHINLLCKDVQHALDWVEQTQIWRQG